The following are from one region of the Betaproteobacteria bacterium genome:
- a CDS encoding DNA polymerase III subunit beta, whose protein sequence is MKLIQAPRDALLKPLHAVTGIVERRHTLPILSNVLIERRPGNLNLTATDLEIQVITRSPCAVEGEDIAVTVSARKLQDILRSLPESAEVSLELTDNRLHVKAERSRFNLQTLPAQDFPRIAEGSTVGASFSVEQRALRNLLSLVQYAMAQQDIRYYLNGLLLIIEDGTITVVATDGHRLALATLATGASTSREEVIVPRKAVVELIKLLSESEEPVQIEVLGNQVRFSLGATVLVSKVVDGKFPDYKRVIPSGYQKQFQMDRQVLLQALQRAAILSNEKFRGVRWILSPDTLCIACTNTEQEEAQEELEIDYQGETLDIGFNVTYLTDVLSNLDAPTVACALGDANSSAVLTVPASDGFLYVVMPMRI, encoded by the coding sequence ATGAAGCTCATCCAGGCACCGCGCGATGCATTGCTGAAACCCCTGCACGCAGTCACTGGAATCGTCGAGCGCAGGCACACGCTGCCCATTCTCTCGAACGTCCTGATCGAACGCAGGCCGGGCAATCTCAACCTGACCGCGACAGATCTCGAGATCCAGGTCATCACGCGCAGCCCTTGCGCCGTCGAAGGCGAGGACATCGCCGTCACCGTATCCGCACGCAAGCTGCAGGACATTCTCCGTTCCCTGCCGGAGTCGGCAGAGGTGAGTCTGGAACTCACCGACAACAGGCTGCACGTCAAAGCCGAGCGCAGCCGCTTCAATCTGCAGACGCTGCCGGCACAGGATTTTCCGCGCATTGCCGAAGGCAGCACCGTGGGTGCCAGCTTCTCCGTGGAGCAGCGGGCGCTGCGCAACCTGCTGTCCCTGGTTCAGTACGCGATGGCGCAGCAGGACATTCGCTACTACCTGAACGGGCTGCTCCTCATCATCGAGGACGGAACCATCACCGTGGTCGCCACCGATGGCCATCGGCTCGCGCTCGCCACGCTGGCCACCGGCGCCAGCACGTCTCGCGAAGAGGTCATCGTCCCGCGAAAGGCGGTCGTCGAACTGATCAAACTCCTGTCCGAGAGCGAAGAACCGGTACAGATCGAGGTGCTCGGCAACCAGGTGCGCTTCAGCCTCGGCGCGACTGTTCTCGTGAGCAAGGTCGTCGACGGCAAGTTTCCCGACTACAAGCGTGTCATACCGTCCGGGTATCAGAAGCAGTTCCAGATGGACCGGCAGGTGCTGCTGCAGGCGCTGCAGCGTGCGGCCATCCTCTCCAACGAGAAGTTCCGGGGCGTGCGCTGGATACTGTCCCCCGACACATTGTGCATCGCTTGCACGAATACCGAGCAGGAAGAGGCGCAGGAAGAGCTCGAGATCGACTATCAGGGCGAGACGCTCGACATCGGTTTCAACGTGACCTACCTGACGGACGTCCTGTCGAATCTCGACGCGCCGACAGTGGCCTGCGCGCTGGGCGATGCCAATTCCAGCGCCGTGCTGACGGTTCCCGCCAGCGATGGCTTCCTCTACGTCGTCATGCCCATGCGCATCTGA